From the genome of Borrelia coriaceae, one region includes:
- the bdr gene encoding Bdr family repetitive protein, which yields MGLAQPIVTQQMVVAELTKAGIARDIAIDLSYRYYRNELTYKDIEYLENTFNLKLEKLESNLKSDIRDLDNKIDIKFNDLNNKIDTVENGLNVKVENVRGELKSDIKDLDSKIDNVENNLNVRIENVRNELKSDIKDLDNKIDVVRSELKSDIKDLDNKIDNVRKDIEINKMEFKSTLRLHNWMFGTIITICLGILLTLIFK from the coding sequence ATGGGATTAGCCCAACCAATAGTTACTCAACAAATGGTAGTAGCAGAGCTTACTAAAGCAGGAATTGCTAGAGATATTGCTATTGATTTATCTTATAGGTACTATAGGAATGAGTTAACTTATAAGGATATTGAGTATTTAGAAAATACTTTTAATCTTAAGTTAGAAAAGTTAGAGTCAAATCTAAAATCAGATATTAGAGATCTAGATAATAAGATAGATATTAAATTTAATGATCTTAATAATAAAATAGACACTGTAGAGAATGGTCTTAATGTGAAGGTTGAGAATGTAAGAGGTGAGTTAAAGTCTGATATTAAAGATTTAGATAGTAAGATAGACAATGTAGAGAATAATCTTAATGTAAGGATAGAGAATGTAAGGAATGAGTTAAAGTCCGATATTAAGGATTTGGATAATAAGATAGATGTTGTGAGGAGTGAATTAAAATCAGATATAAAGGATCTAGATAATAAAATAGATAATGTAAGAAAAGACATAGAAATTAATAAGATGGAGTTTAAGAGTACATTGAGGTTACACAATTGGATGTTTGGGACGATTATTACTATATGTCTAGGGATATTATTAACATTGATATTCAAGTAA
- a CDS encoding type ISP restriction/modification enzyme, with amino-acid sequence MKSFKKYLALNPQEILGYICVILSSNIYRTKFNEFLRIDFAKIIFVDSVNLFEKLSKLGMNLINAQLFRNVIDLDKSVGVHISKVNEKCIVEKVEYLKDKKELIYSDNCKFINVPFKVYEFSIGTYRVLKNYLRLRKGRELNNDEIAHLENVIRVINYTFDIQEQIDLIICNLQEFSSNDDLSSLSLVS; translated from the coding sequence GTGAAATCGTTCAAAAAATATTTAGCTTTAAACCCACAAGAGATATTGGGATATATTTGTGTAATATTAAGTTCAAATATCTATAGAACAAAATTCAATGAGTTTTTAAGAATTGACTTTGCAAAAATCATTTTTGTAGATTCAGTGAACCTATTTGAAAAACTTAGTAAATTAGGAATGAATCTAATTAATGCACAATTATTTAGAAATGTAATTGATTTAGATAAGAGTGTTGGGGTTCATATATCAAAAGTCAATGAAAAATGTATTGTAGAAAAAGTTGAATACTTGAAAGACAAAAAAGAACTTATTTATAGTGATAATTGTAAATTTATAAATGTTCCTTTTAAGGTATATGAATTTAGTATTGGTACTTATAGAGTGCTTAAAAATTATCTTAGATTAAGAAAGGGAAGAGAATTAAATAATGATGAAATTGCACACCTTGAAAATGTGATTAGGGTAATTAATTATACGTTTGATATTCAAGAACAGATTGACTTGATAATTTGTAATTTACAAGAATTTAGTAGTAATGATGACTTATCAAGTTTGTCGTTGGTAAGTTAG
- a CDS encoding variable large family protein has protein sequence MKIKIQSICATLFISLFLSCNNGVIEELQKQRDFILSISNLRQGFLDIFTSFGNMVSDTLSIKADTKKEDIGKCFTNIEETMKTTKEKLKDVLAKNGNYPKVKGEVEKFIEKLGIIEKGAKEAAEGAIGGDAISGATASGQDAVAADVTSVTALVKGIKGIVGVVLKQGEGDPTATKTKDAQQQTIGKLFSEKKSNGGTEVQAAAASASIGAISGTDILRAIAMSGDVTIGGVAINEVKDAANIAAGKTDSAQDLTVGSAKKDAVIAAGIALRAMAKGGKFAKMRQQLKKSIDFF, from the coding sequence ATGAAAATTAAGATACAAAGTATATGTGCAACATTATTTATCTCTCTATTCCTTTCTTGTAATAATGGAGTAATAGAAGAACTTCAAAAGCAAAGGGATTTTATACTCTCTATATCTAATTTAAGACAAGGTTTCTTAGATATTTTTACTTCTTTTGGCAATATGGTTTCTGATACTTTGAGTATTAAGGCTGATACAAAAAAGGAAGATATAGGAAAGTGTTTTACTAATATTGAAGAGACAATGAAAACAACGAAAGAAAAGTTAAAAGACGTTTTAGCAAAGAATGGTAATTATCCAAAGGTGAAAGGAGAGGTTGAGAAATTTATTGAAAAATTAGGGATAATAGAAAAGGGGGCTAAAGAAGCGGCCGAAGGGGCTATTGGTGGTGATGCTATTAGTGGTGCTACTGCTTCAGGTCAGGATGCCGTAGCAGCAGACGTTACAAGTGTAACTGCGCTTGTTAAAGGAATTAAAGGAATAGTTGGGGTAGTGTTAAAGCAAGGTGAAGGAGACCCAACTGCTACTAAGACTAAAGATGCACAACAACAAACAATTGGTAAGTTATTTAGTGAAAAGAAATCTAATGGTGGCACAGAGGTTCAAGCAGCAGCGGCAAGTGCATCAATTGGAGCTATAAGTGGTACTGATATACTGCGAGCTATTGCTATGTCTGGTGATGTTACTATTGGTGGCGTTGCTATTAATGAAGTAAAAGATGCTGCAAATATTGCTGCTGGTAAAACAGATAGTGCTCAGGATCTTACTGTAGGATCAGCAAAAAAAGATGCCGTTATTGCGGCAGGAATAGCCTTGAGAGCAATGGCTAAAGGTGGTAAGTTTGCAAAAATGCGGCAACAATTGAAGAAATCTATTGACTTTTTTTAA
- a CDS encoding Mlp family lipoprotein, with protein MKIKMSKINVVLILLLLVNSCNKYDFTNNTEESKSRGKREISEEQTREIKKTPKEILREKLNEEEKANLDFLKESLGDDFDKFLGHDATKIKSVLEHVKGQLERCNGKDSAEEQKKTFRVVLQGSFKGNSHDLDKFTSEAMGCIW; from the coding sequence ATGAAAATAAAAATGAGTAAAATTAATGTTGTTTTAATTTTATTACTATTAGTTAATAGTTGTAATAAATATGATTTTACCAATAATACTGAAGAATCAAAAAGTAGAGGCAAAAGAGAAATAAGTGAAGAGCAAACAAGAGAAATTAAAAAAACACCTAAAGAAATATTAAGAGAAAAGTTAAATGAAGAGGAAAAAGCAAATCTAGATTTTTTAAAAGAATCTTTGGGTGATGATTTTGATAAATTTTTGGGACATGATGCAACTAAGATTAAATCTGTACTTGAACATGTAAAAGGTCAACTTGAAAGATGTAATGGAAAAGATAGTGCAGAGGAACAAAAGAAGACTTTTAGAGTAGTTTTACAAGGTTCATTTAAAGGTAATAGTCATGATTTAGATAAATTTACAAGCGAAGCAATGGGTTGTATATGGTGA
- a CDS encoding variable large family protein yields the protein MKINIKNINIKSICATLFLSLFLSCNNGIEELEKRNTFLSSLANLGNDFLDIFTSFGDSFGGVLGFNSETKKSEVGNYFKVVHDTVKGTKDNLNAIVEKMKREGNPNTAATEIAVKALNAKLDKIIEGSKTASDAIGDAGEPIANVAPGGDGDTKGDAGDVGKVDNLVGGIKSIVDVVLQGKGSATAGDDKAPVPDAGSAATSRTGSTNAGMLFANTNAGSKTDAPKVAKDAYKAVASVSGADILQAIKNGGNAVTLAKYSQSDGNGAKGKKDAEVAAGIALRAMTKGGKFANTNESSDTKIKVDVATEIKGAAVSAVTKALNTLTIAIRKTIDAGLKSVKDAMKINSSDTPVTIEAGIVQSTTK from the coding sequence ATGAAAATAAATATTAAAAATATAAATATAAAAAGTATTTGTGCTACATTATTTCTTTCTTTATTCCTTTCTTGTAATAATGGGATAGAAGAACTTGAGAAGAGAAATACTTTCTTATCCTCACTTGCTAATTTAGGTAATGACTTCTTAGATATTTTTACTTCTTTTGGGGATTCATTTGGTGGTGTTTTAGGGTTTAATTCTGAGACTAAGAAGTCTGAAGTTGGGAACTACTTTAAGGTCGTTCATGATACTGTTAAAGGAACTAAAGATAATCTTAATGCAATTGTTGAGAAAATGAAGAGAGAAGGAAATCCTAATACTGCTGCAACTGAGATTGCTGTAAAAGCTTTAAATGCAAAACTTGATAAAATAATAGAAGGATCAAAGACCGCTAGTGATGCTATTGGTGATGCCGGTGAACCAATTGCTAATGTTGCTCCTGGTGGTGATGGTGATACTAAAGGTGATGCTGGTGATGTTGGAAAAGTAGATAATCTAGTAGGTGGAATTAAATCAATTGTAGACGTGGTACTTCAAGGGAAAGGAAGTGCTACTGCTGGGGATGATAAAGCTCCTGTTCCAGATGCTGGTTCTGCTGCTACCTCAAGAACTGGTTCTACTAATGCGGGTATGCTATTTGCTAATACTAATGCTGGAAGTAAGACTGATGCTCCTAAGGTAGCAAAAGATGCTTATAAAGCAGTAGCGTCAGTAAGTGGCGCCGACATATTACAAGCTATTAAAAATGGTGGGAATGCTGTTACTTTAGCCAAATACAGTCAGTCCGATGGTAATGGCGCTAAGGGTAAGAAAGATGCAGAAGTAGCAGCTGGAATAGCACTAAGAGCTATGACTAAAGGTGGTAAATTTGCTAATACTAATGAAAGTAGTGATACTAAGATTAAAGTTGATGTTGCTACTGAAATTAAAGGTGCAGCAGTAAGTGCAGTAACTAAGGCATTAAATACATTAACTATTGCAATAAGGAAAACTATTGATGCAGGACTTAAATCTGTTAAAGACGCTATGAAAATTAATTCTAGTGATACTCCTGTAACTATTGAAGCTGGTATTGTTCAATCTACTACTAAATAA
- a CDS encoding variable large family protein — protein MKINIKNIKVKRICATLFISLFLSCNNGIEELEKRNSFLSSLANLGNDFLSIFISFGDMTGTVLGFNTTTKKSDVGNYFTKVKEAVEGVKGKLNTIVESMKSSNNPNAVGVETAVKTLIDNTLDKIIEGAKTVSGAIGTTGDELLGNGSADKTKGGAAGDVDKLVEGMKEIVKLVLGEKGDPNAGDGKKAGNNVEDRTGGSAQGEAGKLFHDSGNSSGIGSSANDAKKAAADAAKAVGSVTGADILQAIVTYGKTMATKATEARAKDATIAGAIALRAMTKDGKFPGVASGGVAADDADYQVAVKGVALSAVTKALDTLTIAIRETIDAGLKTVKKAMNINPEATPVTTESVTATK, from the coding sequence ATGAAAATAAATATTAAAAATATTAAAGTAAAAAGAATTTGTGCAACATTATTTATCTCTTTATTCCTTTCTTGCAATAATGGAATAGAAGAACTTGAGAAGAGAAATTCTTTCTTATCCTCACTTGCTAATTTGGGTAATGACTTCTTATCTATCTTCATTTCTTTTGGCGATATGACAGGTACTGTTTTGGGTTTTAATACTACTACTAAAAAGTCTGATGTTGGAAATTACTTTACGAAAGTAAAAGAAGCTGTAGAAGGAGTTAAGGGTAAGCTTAATACAATTGTTGAAAGCATGAAATCATCAAACAATCCTAATGCTGTTGGAGTAGAGACTGCTGTAAAAACACTAATTGATAATACACTTGATAAGATAATTGAAGGAGCAAAAACTGTTAGTGGGGCTATTGGTACTACAGGTGATGAACTACTTGGTAATGGTTCTGCTGATAAGACTAAAGGTGGTGCTGCTGGTGATGTTGATAAATTAGTAGAGGGAATGAAAGAGATAGTAAAATTAGTACTTGGAGAAAAGGGTGATCCTAATGCTGGTGACGGCAAAAAAGCTGGTAATAATGTTGAAGACAGAACTGGTGGTAGTGCTCAAGGTGAAGCAGGAAAGTTATTTCATGATTCTGGTAATAGTAGTGGAATCGGTTCTTCTGCTAATGATGCAAAGAAGGCGGCAGCTGATGCAGCAAAAGCTGTTGGTTCTGTAACTGGTGCTGACATATTACAAGCTATTGTTACATATGGTAAAACAATGGCTACTAAGGCTACAGAAGCTAGAGCTAAAGATGCAACTATAGCAGGAGCTATAGCCTTAAGAGCAATGACTAAAGACGGCAAATTCCCTGGTGTTGCTTCTGGTGGCGTTGCTGCTGATGATGCTGATTATCAAGTTGCAGTTAAAGGAGTTGCATTAAGTGCAGTGACTAAGGCATTAGATACATTAACTATAGCTATAAGAGAAACAATTGATGCAGGACTAAAAACTGTTAAAAAAGCAATGAACATTAATCCTGAAGCTACTCCTGTAACTACTGAATCTGTTACTGCTACTAAATAA
- a CDS encoding variable large family protein, whose product MKINIKNINIKSICATLFISLFLSCNNGVIEDLQKKNIFSDFLIKIGHGFQDIFGFFGNAMGDALGFSAVKSGDKKSEVGKHFEKVKKGLEDTKNQLSTLSGKISEAKNADGSTIETVKVAIKGTIEVFDKLISSLTKLAGITNDGSTEIGASASSKSDAVNASDVKTVIEGVKDIIDAAEKSGVKIDPGKVGIQVANGNGPKSVFHNAQAADGDAKKLADEVGKADPWAMIDKIRNAKTDGFSASGDNSAGQLATGGSSSANSGTAATNADLAAAVALKAMAKGGKFTQPADSDAGAVVKGAAVSAVNKVLGILNVIIRKTVDIHLDKIGKAVKGIKYSETIGESTEVGIATK is encoded by the coding sequence ATGAAAATAAATATTAAAAATATAAATATAAAAAGTATTTGTGCAACATTATTTATCTCTTTATTCCTTTCTTGTAATAATGGAGTAATAGAAGATCTTCAGAAGAAAAATATTTTTTCTGATTTTCTTATCAAAATAGGTCATGGGTTTCAAGACATTTTTGGTTTCTTTGGCAATGCTATGGGAGATGCATTAGGATTTAGTGCTGTTAAATCTGGTGATAAGAAAAGTGAAGTAGGAAAACACTTTGAGAAGGTAAAAAAAGGATTAGAAGATACTAAGAATCAATTAAGCACTTTATCAGGTAAAATATCTGAAGCAAAGAATGCTGATGGAAGTACAATTGAAACTGTTAAGGTTGCAATTAAAGGGACAATTGAAGTTTTTGATAAATTAATCAGTTCCTTAACTAAACTTGCTGGTATAACTAATGATGGAAGTACTGAAATTGGTGCTAGTGCTTCATCTAAATCGGATGCTGTTAATGCAAGTGACGTTAAGACTGTAATTGAAGGGGTTAAAGATATAATTGATGCAGCAGAGAAATCTGGGGTAAAGATTGATCCTGGAAAAGTTGGTATTCAAGTAGCTAATGGAAATGGTCCTAAATCAGTGTTTCATAATGCTCAAGCTGCTGATGGTGATGCTAAGAAGTTGGCAGATGAAGTTGGTAAGGCAGATCCATGGGCAATGATTGATAAAATTAGGAATGCAAAAACTGATGGCTTTAGTGCTAGTGGTGATAATAGTGCGGGGCAATTAGCTACTGGTGGGTCTTCATCTGCTAATAGCGGCACTGCAGCTACCAATGCAGACTTAGCCGCAGCTGTTGCATTAAAGGCTATGGCCAAAGGTGGTAAGTTTACTCAACCAGCTGATAGTGATGCTGGTGCTGTTGTTAAAGGAGCAGCAGTAAGTGCTGTAAATAAGGTACTGGGAATACTTAATGTAATAATTAGGAAAACAGTAGACATCCATTTAGATAAGATAGGAAAGGCAGTTAAGGGAATAAAATATTCAGAGACTATTGGTGAATCTACAGAAGTTGGTATTGCTACTAAGTAA
- a CDS encoding Vsp/OspC family lipoprotein — MKINIKNINIKSICAILFIFLFLSCNNSGENAEVKEKLRTGQAVTADGTVIDLKLVGDKAKEVVAFVMSIEEIASLINSIDELAKGIGKQINSSGITTDGSNNNKNNGLMAGVYEIASVILTKITGLQVGESLKGKDLETKIETVKTKAGVFKTKLLAQYSTLGAGGGTQDSNAKQAIDRKAHGTDGTHGAKELNELHIAVIDLMNTAKEILSGTIKGIKEPDKEATIKAN, encoded by the coding sequence ATGAAAATAAATATTAAAAATATAAATATAAAAAGTATTTGTGCAATATTATTTATCTTTTTATTCCTTTCTTGTAATAATTCAGGGGAGAATGCAGAGGTTAAAGAGAAGCTTAGAACAGGGCAAGCAGTTACGGCTGATGGGACAGTGATTGATTTAAAATTAGTAGGTGATAAGGCAAAAGAAGTTGTTGCCTTTGTGATGAGTATTGAAGAAATAGCAAGTTTGATTAATTCTATAGATGAGCTTGCTAAAGGTATTGGAAAACAAATTAATTCTTCTGGTATTACTACTGACGGTAGTAATAATAATAAGAATAATGGATTGATGGCAGGAGTTTATGAGATCGCATCAGTTATATTAACTAAGATAACAGGCTTGCAAGTCGGAGAGTCTTTGAAAGGTAAAGATTTAGAAACAAAAATTGAGACAGTTAAAACTAAGGCTGGAGTATTTAAAACCAAGTTGCTTGCCCAGTATTCCACTTTAGGAGCTGGTGGTGGGACTCAAGATAGTAATGCTAAGCAGGCTATAGATAGGAAGGCTCATGGTACGGACGGGACACATGGAGCAAAAGAACTTAATGAATTACACATAGCTGTTATTGATTTAATGAATACTGCTAAAGAAATATTAAGCGGGACAATAAAGGGGATTAAAGAACCTGATAAGGAGGCTACTATTAAAGCTAACTAG
- a CDS encoding variable large family protein — MKINIKNIRIKSICVTLFISIFLSCNSGVIEELEKKNTFFDSLVKIGHVFQEMFGSFGNSIGDALGFSAVKSDDTRDKIGKHFEKVGEGLKNTKTKLEELSKQIVSTSHADTKEVEAVISTASEMLTKLIDSVAKIAEVTKQAGEIVAIETGGGNAVGAHKESVDVILKEVKEIIETAKEFGINIEKGNPGNLVEKGDDKAGAALVGKNTNAQKPDAKAGPLLADEVSKADPWAMIDKIQNANTSTASLSENNNNEAGALATRVPGGANQNGAKTNADLAAAVALKAMTKGGKFAANNSAEEAGAVKAAAANAVNKVLGILDVIIIKTVIKNLEKVREVVKKIEYSETTGTGTTEANPAK; from the coding sequence ATGAAAATAAATATTAAAAATATTAGAATAAAAAGTATTTGTGTAACATTATTTATCTCTATATTCCTTTCTTGTAATAGTGGAGTAATAGAAGAACTTGAGAAGAAAAATACTTTTTTTGATTCTCTTGTCAAAATAGGTCATGTATTTCAAGAAATGTTCGGTTCCTTTGGTAATTCTATTGGTGATGCATTAGGATTTAGTGCTGTTAAATCTGATGATACTAGAGATAAAATAGGAAAACACTTTGAGAAAGTAGGAGAGGGATTAAAGAATACTAAGACTAAATTAGAAGAGTTATCAAAACAAATAGTTTCTACTTCCCATGCTGATACTAAAGAAGTTGAGGCTGTTATTAGCACTGCTAGTGAAATGCTTACAAAATTAATTGACTCTGTAGCTAAGATAGCTGAAGTAACTAAACAAGCTGGTGAGATTGTGGCTATAGAGACTGGTGGTGGTAATGCTGTTGGTGCTCACAAGGAGAGTGTTGATGTTATTCTTAAAGAAGTTAAAGAAATAATAGAAACTGCCAAAGAGTTTGGTATAAATATTGAAAAAGGAAATCCTGGTAATCTTGTAGAAAAAGGTGATGATAAAGCAGGGGCAGCACTTGTTGGTAAAAATACTAATGCTCAGAAACCTGATGCTAAGGCTGGGCCTCTACTAGCAGATGAAGTATCAAAAGCAGATCCATGGGCAATGATAGATAAAATTCAAAATGCTAATACTTCTACTGCTTCTCTTAGTGAAAACAATAATAATGAAGCTGGTGCGCTGGCTACGAGAGTACCTGGTGGTGCTAATCAAAATGGTGCAAAAACTAATGCAGACTTAGCAGCAGCTGTTGCTCTTAAGGCCATGACTAAAGGTGGTAAATTTGCTGCTAATAATTCTGCTGAAGAGGCTGGAGCAGTTAAAGCGGCTGCTGCTAATGCTGTAAATAAGGTATTAGGAATACTTGATGTAATAATTATTAAAACAGTAATAAAAAATCTAGAAAAAGTAAGAGAGGTTGTTAAAAAAATAGAGTATTCTGAGACTACTGGAACTGGAACAACGGAAGCTAATCCTGCTAAATAA